Proteins encoded together in one Thermomonospora curvata DSM 43183 window:
- a CDS encoding BlaI/MecI/CopY family transcriptional regulator, protein MREREGGRRRGQGQLEAEVLAVLQEAPGPASAAWVQERLGGSLAYTTVVTILTRLLRKGAVTREKAGRSFVWSPAGDEADLAALRMRRVLDAESDRRAVLARFVTKLSPGEEQVLRELLERVERKRK, encoded by the coding sequence GTGAGGGAGCGAGAAGGCGGGCGGCGGCGTGGGCAGGGGCAGCTGGAGGCGGAGGTGCTGGCGGTGCTGCAGGAGGCGCCCGGGCCGGCGAGCGCGGCGTGGGTGCAGGAGCGGCTCGGGGGTTCCCTCGCCTATACCACGGTGGTCACCATTTTGACGCGGCTGCTGCGCAAGGGGGCGGTGACACGGGAGAAGGCGGGGCGGTCTTTTGTGTGGTCGCCGGCGGGTGATGAGGCGGACCTGGCGGCTTTGCGGATGCGCAGGGTGCTGGATGCGGAAAGCGATCGCAGGGCGGTGCTGGCCCGGTTCGTGACCAAGCTGTCGCCGGGAGAGGAGCAGGTGCTGCGCGAGCTGTTGGAGCGGGTCGAGCGGAAGAGGAAGTAG
- a CDS encoding lytic transglycosylase domain-containing protein gives MTTSGSPKETGQSEQDPVSRSPDEQDPVRHDQLTAAHRRLLERTAHLPVDGPRWGSRQFFLTARLGLADEEDFKRRWVGHYADTIRAAAREAGIPESVLAGIAYREAGGKPEWMNTAVGWVRRRGLSSRHPDKTSYGPMEVQVRRAAEALGYDPADLTPAQRGRIISSLKNPHQGIIIAAYHLRDLKKETSFAHKEPHQMTLEEGRELAARYNGGPYWRGRQAQSYARQYERDLPKAIAAINHTSA, from the coding sequence ATGACGACTTCTGGATCGCCGAAGGAGACCGGCCAGTCCGAGCAAGACCCCGTCTCGCGCTCGCCTGACGAGCAGGACCCCGTCCGGCATGATCAGCTCACCGCGGCTCACCGGCGCCTGCTGGAGCGGACGGCGCACCTGCCCGTGGACGGTCCGAGGTGGGGGAGCAGGCAGTTCTTCCTCACCGCGCGGCTGGGCTTGGCCGACGAGGAGGACTTCAAACGGCGGTGGGTCGGCCACTACGCGGACACCATCAGGGCCGCCGCCCGGGAGGCGGGCATCCCCGAGTCGGTGCTGGCGGGCATCGCCTACCGGGAGGCGGGCGGCAAGCCGGAGTGGATGAACACGGCCGTGGGCTGGGTTCGCCGACGTGGCCTTTCCTCCAGGCATCCGGACAAGACCTCTTATGGCCCCATGGAGGTCCAGGTGCGCCGCGCCGCCGAGGCCTTGGGCTACGACCCGGCCGATCTCACCCCCGCCCAGCGCGGCCGGATCATCTCCTCCCTCAAGAATCCCCACCAGGGCATCATCATCGCCGCCTACCACCTGCGGGATCTGAAGAAGGAGACGTCCTTCGCCCACAAGGAGCCCCACCAGATGACCCTCGAAGAGGGCAGGGAGCTGGCCGCCCGCTACAACGGCGGCCCCTACTGGCGGGGTCGGCAGGCTCAAAGCTATGCCCGGCAGTACGAACGCGACCTGCCCAAGGCGATCGCCGCGATCAATCACACCTCGGCGTGA
- a CDS encoding pentapeptide repeat-containing protein, with protein MRGVSFTPNLLNRLLNAVCDPHRNNRPHLGHVDFRRASFSKGVKFYNTLFSGSADFSQTSFSGETDFNRTLFSGFAQFIKASFSGSTSFNGTSFSWGADFTKASFSKYASFTGASFLKNTFFTDVSFSGDIHFNKASFSGDANFNRTLFSRDSNFAETSFSGETYFIGASFSGHAEFYAASFFGGAHFDTTSFSTDSSFTGASFYEIASFERASFSGHSNFDRTLFFNGAHFNKASFSKEVTWTRCRISTLSLDEAIAEKEMRVEAVADQVSARRMRAVERVTLRLRSARVDLTELVCSGAASVHALAQPIPNVPDLEDRPAKVAVTSLRGADVESLTLTDVDLSECTFAGMHRVDQIQLDGDCTFASGPGRRRMLAEEHHWQAQRHVERRGHPSCWHLAPAGVEVLGPRRIEVIYRQLRKALEEGKNEPGAADFYYGEMQMRRAAARSADRLLLWLYWAVSGYGLRARRALVWVLVVAVLSIAGMTAFGFPQNAKAQKATGTIVTPAGPQAVTLTIRQDDPAKNLPERLEKAVEVTVNAVIFRSPDTELTTAGRYLNIVVRILGPILLGLAILAIRNQVKR; from the coding sequence ATGCGCGGCGTCTCCTTCACCCCCAACCTACTGAACCGACTCTTGAACGCCGTCTGCGACCCTCACCGCAACAACCGTCCACACCTCGGCCACGTCGACTTCAGGAGGGCTTCGTTCTCTAAGGGCGTCAAATTCTACAATACCTTGTTCTCTGGATCTGCCGATTTTAGCCAGACATCCTTCTCTGGAGAAACCGACTTCAACAGAACACTGTTTTCCGGATTCGCCCAATTCATCAAAGCATCATTCTCTGGAAGCACCAGCTTCAATGGAACATCATTTTCCTGGGGTGCAGATTTTACTAAGGCATCATTCTCTAAATATGCCAGCTTCACCGGAGCATCCTTCCTCAAGAATACGTTCTTTACCGATGTATCATTTTCTGGAGACATCCACTTCAACAAAGCATCATTCTCTGGAGATGCAAATTTCAATAGGACATTGTTTTCTAGAGATTCCAACTTCGCCGAGACATCATTCTCTGGAGAAACCTACTTCATCGGGGCATCATTCTCCGGGCACGCCGAATTCTATGCAGCCTCATTCTTCGGAGGCGCCCACTTCGATACGACCTCTTTTTCCACAGACTCCTCCTTCACTGGAGCATCATTCTACGAAATCGCCAGCTTTGAAAGAGCTTCATTCTCTGGACACTCTAATTTCGATAGGACTCTCTTCTTCAATGGAGCTCACTTCAATAAGGCGTCTTTCTCTAAGGAGGTTACATGGACGCGCTGCCGGATTAGCACCTTGTCCCTTGATGAGGCAATAGCCGAGAAGGAAATGCGAGTGGAAGCCGTCGCTGATCAGGTGTCGGCCCGGCGGATGCGGGCAGTGGAGCGAGTTACGCTGCGGTTGCGCTCAGCGCGCGTGGACCTCACGGAGCTGGTGTGCAGTGGAGCGGCCAGTGTGCATGCCCTGGCCCAGCCGATCCCCAACGTGCCGGATCTGGAAGATCGCCCCGCCAAGGTAGCGGTGACATCGCTGCGCGGAGCGGACGTTGAGTCGCTGACCTTGACCGATGTGGACTTGAGCGAGTGCACCTTCGCTGGGATGCACCGAGTCGACCAGATCCAGCTCGACGGCGACTGTACTTTCGCCTCCGGCCCCGGCCGGCGGCGTATGCTGGCTGAAGAACATCACTGGCAGGCCCAACGTCACGTAGAACGCCGCGGCCACCCCAGCTGCTGGCACCTCGCTCCCGCTGGGGTAGAGGTGCTTGGGCCGCGGCGGATCGAAGTGATTTACCGGCAACTGCGCAAAGCCCTGGAAGAAGGCAAGAACGAACCCGGGGCGGCCGACTTTTACTACGGCGAGATGCAGATGCGCCGGGCCGCCGCACGCAGTGCCGATCGGTTGCTGCTGTGGCTGTATTGGGCGGTGTCCGGATATGGGCTGCGTGCTCGGCGCGCCCTGGTCTGGGTGTTGGTGGTCGCCGTCCTCAGCATCGCCGGCATGACCGCCTTCGGGTTCCCGCAGAATGCCAAAGCGCAGAAAGCCACCGGCACCATCGTCACCCCGGCCGGGCCGCAGGCCGTCACCTTGACCATCCGGCAGGACGACCCCGCCAAAAACCTGCCCGAGCGGCTGGAGAAGGCGGTCGAGGTCACCGTCAACGCCGTCATCTTCCGCAGTCCCGACACCGAGCTGACCACGGCCGGCCGCTATCTCAACATCGTCGTCCGCATCCTGGGGCCGATTCTGCTGGGGTTGGCCATCCTCGCCATCCGCAATCAGGTCAAACGCTGA
- a CDS encoding TetR/AcrR family transcriptional regulator, whose protein sequence is MAPSRGRRAHREPALRRRAALLRAAIELIGERGVGAVTHRAVAARAGVPASNTTYFFNSIDELIEEALRSWVHNRCTQLEELAARMENEHATPAQIADAFTRLLFSDFDSSAELTQYEAYLQAARNPALREAVAQAQTSFENAATAALRAAGAPDPRRGARAFTALTDGFVLNYLANPRPGTAAAYRQAVRDLFIAYAMPEDERTAWDARLDGRPPRQGGSDLSV, encoded by the coding sequence ATGGCCCCAAGCCGCGGACGCCGCGCCCACCGGGAACCGGCACTGCGCCGCCGCGCCGCCCTGCTGCGCGCGGCGATCGAACTCATCGGCGAACGCGGCGTCGGCGCGGTCACCCACCGCGCCGTCGCCGCCCGCGCCGGCGTGCCGGCCTCCAACACCACCTACTTCTTCAACTCCATCGACGAACTCATCGAGGAGGCGCTGCGCAGCTGGGTCCACAACCGCTGCACCCAGCTCGAAGAACTCGCCGCCCGGATGGAGAACGAACACGCCACCCCCGCCCAGATCGCCGACGCCTTCACCCGCCTGCTGTTCTCCGACTTCGACAGCTCCGCCGAACTGACCCAGTACGAGGCCTACCTCCAGGCCGCCCGCAACCCCGCCCTGCGCGAGGCCGTCGCCCAGGCCCAAACCTCCTTCGAGAACGCCGCCACCGCGGCCCTGCGCGCGGCGGGCGCCCCCGACCCCCGCCGCGGCGCCCGCGCCTTCACCGCCCTCACCGACGGCTTCGTCCTCAACTACCTGGCCAACCCCCGCCCCGGCACCGCCGCCGCCTACCGGCAGGCCGTCCGCGACCTGTTCATCGCCTATGCGATGCCCGAGGACGAACGCACCGCCTGGGACGCCCGCCTCGACGGCCGGCCACCGCGCCAAGGCGGCTCGGACCTCAGCGTTTGA
- a CDS encoding xylulokinase — translation MTAPRTPAGLPRDESYVLTIDLGSGGPKTALVSLTGDIAWYEHAPVPTRTPPGGGSTQDADQWWRLIGESARRAMRSGTVRPQQVVAASCTGQWASTVPVDETGRPVGDCLLYTDTRAAPHSRALIGGPLAGYAPRHILTWVRKTGGAPSPFGGDPIGHHLFLRHEDPATYRAARWLMEPVDYLTMRLTGVATASRASMTAAWLTDNRRLDVLSYDADLVRRAGLEAAKLPPLRPSGSIVGTVCERAAAELGVPAGIAVMTGLPDLHSSACGAGAIENYQTHLAISTTSWIGLPVPFKKTDVLRSIASVPGLFDDGYLVANNHETGGRCLQWLQETLIGGPPDYAALVAEAATAPPGSNQVIFTPWLKGERSPVDDRDARAGFHNLSLTTTRADLIRAVLEGVAYNSRWLHEAVERFARRRLDPIRMIGGGALSDLWCQIHADVMNRTIERVTDPVHAPLRGQAILTGIALGAVRREEVRDLVKADAVFTPDPANRAVYERLYREFPRLYRAQRGMFHRLNRTR, via the coding sequence GTGACCGCTCCCCGGACACCGGCGGGCCTGCCCAGGGACGAAAGCTACGTGCTCACCATCGACCTGGGCAGCGGCGGCCCCAAAACCGCCCTGGTGTCGCTGACCGGCGACATCGCCTGGTACGAGCACGCCCCAGTGCCCACCCGCACCCCGCCCGGCGGCGGCTCCACCCAGGACGCCGACCAGTGGTGGCGCCTGATCGGGGAGTCCGCCCGGCGGGCGATGCGCAGCGGCACCGTCCGCCCCCAGCAGGTCGTGGCGGCCTCCTGCACCGGCCAGTGGGCCAGCACCGTCCCCGTGGACGAGACCGGGCGTCCCGTCGGCGACTGCCTCCTGTACACCGACACCCGCGCCGCCCCCCACTCCCGCGCCCTTATCGGCGGCCCCCTCGCCGGATACGCCCCCCGCCACATCCTGACCTGGGTGCGCAAGACCGGCGGCGCCCCCTCCCCGTTCGGCGGCGACCCGATCGGCCACCACCTGTTCCTGCGCCACGAGGATCCCGCCACCTACCGGGCGGCCCGCTGGCTGATGGAACCGGTGGACTACCTGACGATGCGGCTGACCGGCGTCGCCACCGCCTCCCGCGCCTCCATGACCGCCGCCTGGCTGACCGACAACCGCCGCCTGGACGTGCTGAGCTACGACGCCGACCTGGTCCGCCGGGCCGGGCTGGAGGCCGCCAAGCTCCCCCCGCTGCGCCCCAGCGGCTCCATCGTCGGCACCGTCTGCGAGCGGGCCGCGGCCGAGCTGGGCGTCCCCGCCGGGATCGCGGTCATGACCGGCCTGCCCGACCTGCACTCGTCGGCCTGCGGCGCCGGGGCGATCGAGAACTACCAAACGCACCTGGCCATCAGCACCACCTCCTGGATCGGCCTGCCGGTGCCGTTCAAGAAGACCGATGTGCTGCGCTCGATCGCCAGCGTCCCGGGCCTGTTCGACGACGGCTACCTGGTCGCCAACAACCACGAGACCGGCGGACGCTGCCTGCAATGGCTGCAGGAGACCCTGATCGGCGGCCCTCCCGACTACGCCGCGCTGGTGGCGGAGGCCGCCACCGCACCGCCCGGCAGCAACCAGGTCATCTTCACCCCCTGGCTGAAGGGCGAACGCTCCCCGGTGGACGACCGCGACGCCCGCGCCGGCTTCCACAACCTGTCGCTGACCACCACCCGGGCCGACCTGATCCGGGCCGTCCTGGAAGGCGTGGCCTACAACAGCCGCTGGCTGCACGAGGCGGTCGAACGCTTTGCCCGGCGGCGGCTGGACCCGATCCGTATGATCGGCGGCGGCGCCCTCTCCGACCTGTGGTGCCAGATCCACGCCGACGTCATGAACCGCACCATCGAACGAGTGACCGACCCGGTGCACGCGCCGCTGCGCGGCCAGGCCATCCTCACCGGCATCGCCCTGGGCGCCGTCCGCCGCGAGGAGGTACGCGACCTGGTCAAGGCCGACGCCGTCTTCACCCCCGACCCGGCCAACCGCGCCGTCTACGAACGCCTCTACCGGGAATTCCCCCGCCTCTACCGGGCACAACGCGGCATGTTCCACCGTCTCAACCGCACCCGGTGA
- a CDS encoding pyridoxal phosphate-dependent decarboxylase family protein, translated as MTDYPYAGRFPVHQRLPEHGRPREEILAELREMAAEEDARWENGKVSGTIYCGDHAHYEFMTEAYGLFAHANVLQRDMCPSATKFEGEILAMALDLMHAGHITGTTPAGLVTTGGTGSILHALLAYRDHAARTRGITRPNFIKPETGHPAFDKACHLFGIELRVAPIDPATTLVDVRAVADLMDENTIAIMGSAGNYGYGTIDPIGELSELALSRGVGLHVDACLGGFILPFGEELGYDIPPFDFRLPGVTSISADTHKYGYGFKGTSTLLFRDRRLRNELYFFSTGWSGGKYLSPGIEGSRSGGLLAATWAAMVQLGRDGYRARVKKIFETSARMQQAVRSHPQLRILGEPTFLFSFTSDEFDIYHVYDFMAGRGWRFNGQQYPNAIHMAVTLPQTRPGVTEEFAADLAEAVAYAQKQHAAGARPHSGAIYGGVPGGLTDEADEFIRQIMADMLDAQQSVPRPPEGR; from the coding sequence ATGACGGACTACCCCTACGCCGGCCGGTTCCCGGTGCACCAGCGCCTGCCCGAACACGGCCGTCCCAGGGAGGAGATCCTCGCCGAGCTGCGCGAGATGGCCGCCGAAGAGGACGCCCGCTGGGAGAACGGCAAGGTCTCCGGCACCATCTACTGCGGCGACCACGCCCACTACGAGTTCATGACCGAGGCCTACGGCCTGTTCGCCCACGCCAACGTCCTCCAGCGCGACATGTGCCCCTCGGCCACCAAGTTCGAGGGCGAGATCCTGGCCATGGCGCTGGACCTCATGCACGCCGGCCACATCACCGGCACCACCCCGGCCGGCCTGGTCACCACCGGCGGCACCGGCAGCATCCTGCACGCCCTGCTGGCCTACCGGGACCACGCCGCCCGCACCCGCGGCATCACCCGTCCCAACTTCATCAAGCCCGAAACCGGCCACCCGGCCTTCGACAAGGCCTGCCACCTGTTCGGCATCGAGCTGCGCGTCGCCCCCATCGACCCGGCCACCACCCTCGTGGACGTCCGGGCCGTCGCCGACCTCATGGACGAGAACACCATCGCGATCATGGGTTCGGCCGGCAACTACGGCTACGGCACCATCGACCCCATCGGCGAGCTGTCGGAACTGGCGCTCTCCCGCGGCGTCGGGCTGCACGTGGACGCCTGCCTGGGCGGCTTCATCCTGCCCTTCGGCGAGGAACTGGGCTATGACATCCCGCCGTTCGACTTCCGCCTGCCCGGCGTCACCAGCATCTCCGCCGACACCCACAAATACGGCTACGGCTTCAAGGGCACCTCGACCCTGCTGTTCCGCGACCGCCGCCTCCGCAACGAGCTGTACTTCTTCTCCACCGGCTGGAGCGGCGGCAAGTACCTGTCCCCGGGCATCGAGGGCTCCCGCTCGGGCGGGCTGCTGGCGGCGACCTGGGCGGCGATGGTGCAGCTGGGCCGCGACGGCTACCGCGCCCGCGTCAAGAAGATCTTCGAAACCTCGGCCAGGATGCAGCAGGCCGTCCGCTCCCACCCCCAGCTGCGCATCCTCGGCGAGCCGACCTTCCTGTTCAGCTTCACCTCCGACGAGTTCGACATCTACCACGTCTACGACTTCATGGCCGGACGCGGCTGGCGCTTCAACGGCCAGCAGTACCCCAACGCCATCCACATGGCGGTCACCCTCCCGCAGACCCGCCCCGGCGTGACCGAGGAGTTCGCCGCCGACCTGGCCGAAGCCGTCGCCTACGCCCAAAAGCAGCACGCCGCGGGCGCCCGGCCCCACTCCGGCGCCATCTACGGGGGAGTGCCCGGCGGCCTGACCGACGAGGCCGACGAGTTCATCCGCCAGATCATGGCCGACATGCTCGACGCCCAGCAGTCGGTGCCGCGGCCGCCCGAGGGGAGGTGA
- a CDS encoding serine/threonine-protein kinase, protein MRHEELPPAIGKYRPLSHLATGGMGRVFLALDPQGRTVALKQLHPAIADDRKMRERLRREVAVMQRLRSPRIAELVDADLDADPPYIVTRYVQGRTLREVVQTDGPLRGEALLRTARGIAEALVAVHGAGHVHRDLKPSNVMMVDSDPVLIDFGIAQEQDATRLTRDGGVTGSVGYMAPEVLEGGPVGPAADVFAWGATVAYAATGRPVFGDGGMQAVALRTLQGAADLAGVPAEIRPLVTAALAVPAAARPDARTLLGALSSPDALASFSAAHPAVRAVGTATHPAPSQATDRRTLWTIVAGVAAALALTVPAVLITGYVKNRGSGGPAAPVIQSGFPRPTYTGQIANWAEGKKFADFLAGNVGRKVYIRSPLDESITLLDGLGKPYGSSGESSGDDTAAFFVFWTDCPEKLAPGEEPTNEKCTGYQVLIRKDRLNRAGVDWVRGAYWLTGNFEVTGGVMHQGIVGFALVPTEAA, encoded by the coding sequence ATGCGTCATGAGGAGCTGCCGCCGGCCATAGGCAAGTACCGGCCCCTGTCGCACCTGGCCACCGGCGGCATGGGCCGGGTGTTTCTCGCGCTGGACCCGCAGGGGCGGACGGTGGCCCTCAAGCAGCTCCATCCCGCCATCGCCGATGACCGGAAAATGCGGGAGCGGCTGCGCCGCGAGGTCGCCGTGATGCAGCGGCTGCGCAGCCCGCGCATCGCCGAGCTGGTCGACGCCGACCTGGACGCCGATCCGCCCTACATCGTCACCCGCTATGTGCAGGGAAGGACGCTGCGCGAGGTCGTCCAGACGGACGGCCCGCTGCGCGGCGAGGCGCTGCTGCGCACGGCCCGGGGGATCGCCGAGGCCCTGGTGGCCGTGCACGGGGCCGGGCATGTGCACCGCGACCTCAAACCGTCCAACGTCATGATGGTGGACTCCGACCCGGTGCTCATCGACTTCGGCATCGCCCAGGAGCAGGACGCCACGCGCCTGACCCGCGACGGGGGCGTCACCGGGTCGGTCGGCTACATGGCCCCGGAGGTCCTGGAGGGCGGCCCGGTGGGACCGGCCGCCGACGTCTTCGCCTGGGGCGCGACCGTCGCCTATGCCGCCACCGGCAGGCCGGTCTTCGGCGACGGCGGGATGCAGGCGGTGGCGCTGCGCACCCTGCAGGGCGCGGCCGACCTGGCCGGGGTGCCCGCGGAGATCCGCCCGCTGGTCACGGCCGCCCTGGCGGTGCCCGCCGCCGCGCGCCCCGACGCCCGCACCCTGCTCGGCGCGCTGTCCTCCCCGGACGCGCTCGCCTCCTTCTCCGCCGCGCACCCGGCCGTTCGCGCTGTCGGCACCGCGACCCACCCGGCCCCGTCCCAGGCCACGGACCGCAGGACGCTGTGGACCATCGTCGCCGGGGTGGCCGCCGCGCTGGCACTGACCGTCCCCGCCGTCCTGATCACCGGGTATGTCAAAAACCGCGGATCGGGCGGCCCCGCGGCGCCGGTGATCCAGTCCGGTTTTCCCAGGCCGACCTACACCGGCCAGATAGCCAATTGGGCGGAGGGAAAGAAGTTCGCCGACTTCCTGGCCGGCAACGTGGGACGGAAGGTGTACATCAGGTCCCCGCTGGACGAGTCGATAACCCTGCTGGACGGACTGGGGAAACCCTACGGATCCTCCGGTGAATCCTCCGGCGACGACACCGCGGCGTTCTTCGTTTTCTGGACGGACTGCCCTGAGAAACTCGCACCCGGCGAGGAACCGACCAACGAGAAATGCACCGGCTACCAGGTCTTGATCCGGAAAGACCGGTTGAACCGGGCCGGTGTCGACTGGGTGCGCGGGGCGTACTGGTTGACGGGCAATTTCGAGGTGACGGGCGGGGTGATGCACCAGGGAATCGTGGGCTTTGCGCTCGTCCCCACCGAGGCCGCCTGA
- a CDS encoding TetR/AcrR family transcriptional regulator translates to MATKTGGKSPRSSSFPEEERENEAARQHIRRLIASLMPESPEKRPNKRGQETREKLIAAAAACFGDYGYTRTRISDIAGRAGTAQGNFYRHFSSLDEIFLAALQPALEELASASAPPDPSGDELRNLINQNITYLQTYSRHRHLLRVMREAAAASENEGFASLWLQLRAGFVKRTQRWLERLHEQGKIGSANFELLAEALGSLTEQMAYVHVGLLPVAPRPERIRELATVIGEVWYRALPPVEEKAAK, encoded by the coding sequence GTGGCGACGAAGACCGGCGGCAAAAGCCCGCGCAGCTCCTCCTTTCCCGAAGAAGAGCGGGAGAACGAGGCCGCGCGGCAGCACATCCGACGGCTCATCGCGAGCCTGATGCCGGAGAGCCCGGAGAAGAGACCGAACAAGCGGGGGCAGGAGACGCGGGAGAAGCTCATCGCGGCGGCCGCGGCCTGCTTCGGCGACTACGGCTACACCCGCACCAGGATCTCCGACATCGCCGGCCGTGCGGGCACCGCCCAGGGCAACTTCTACCGCCACTTCTCCAGCCTGGACGAGATCTTCCTGGCCGCGCTGCAGCCGGCGCTGGAGGAGCTGGCGTCGGCCTCGGCGCCACCGGACCCCTCCGGCGATGAGCTGCGGAACCTGATCAACCAGAACATCACCTACCTGCAGACCTACAGCCGCCACCGACACCTGCTGCGAGTGATGCGCGAGGCCGCCGCCGCCAGCGAGAACGAAGGCTTCGCCTCCCTGTGGCTGCAACTGCGCGCAGGTTTCGTGAAACGAACCCAGCGCTGGCTGGAACGCCTCCACGAACAGGGCAAGATCGGCTCCGCGAACTTCGAACTGCTCGCCGAAGCCCTGGGCTCCCTCACCGAGCAAATGGCCTACGTGCACGTCGGCCTGCTCCCGGTGGCCCCGCGCCCGGAGCGCATCCGGGAACTCGCCACGGTCATCGGCGAGGTCTGGTACCGGGCCCTGCCCCCGGTGGAGGAGAAGGCAGCGAAATAA
- a CDS encoding pyruvate, phosphate dikinase: MALRSTGDVHLLDGTRPLTREAVGGKAYGLNRMSALGLPVPPAFAIGVGVCPAYHRAGGRIPDAVWTGVLDHLAELERRTGRRFGEADAPLLVSVRSGAARSMPGMMDTVLNLGLTETLRDALAEQTGDRDWAEDTWRRFVRSYTGTVGTAPPADPIEQLRAAIGAVFGSWFSRRAVAYRQRHGIDDLAGTAVTVQAMVFGNLDADSGTGVVFTRDPNTGEPGLSGEWLARAQGEDVVSGERTPQPLAALAEAQPDNHAELVRIARVLEEDHRDMVDIEFTIESGRLYVLQARAGKRTPLAAARIAVDLAGEGLIDRRTALTRITPEQARRLEEQGGVGSGGEKLAEGLGASPGVGAGIAVTDTEEALRLSDEGKAVVLVRPATSPEDVPAMFASAAVVTEHGGSTSHAALVCREIGLPCVVGCGDGAMRGLAGRTVTVDGTAGIVLAGPAGTERGGAEHEAVRTLASWAGELTGRTGPLPELLEAVVDAASTEQ, translated from the coding sequence ATGGCTTTGCGCAGCACCGGTGACGTTCACCTGCTCGATGGCACCCGCCCGCTGACCCGGGAGGCCGTCGGCGGCAAGGCCTACGGCCTCAACCGCATGAGCGCCCTGGGACTGCCGGTCCCGCCCGCCTTCGCGATCGGCGTCGGCGTCTGCCCGGCCTACCACCGGGCGGGCGGCCGAATACCGGACGCCGTCTGGACCGGCGTGCTGGACCACCTCGCCGAGCTGGAACGGCGCACCGGCCGCCGCTTCGGCGAAGCGGACGCGCCGCTGCTGGTCTCCGTGCGCTCGGGCGCCGCGCGGAGCATGCCCGGCATGATGGACACCGTCTTGAACCTCGGCCTGACCGAGACGCTGCGGGACGCGCTGGCCGAGCAGACCGGCGACCGCGACTGGGCCGAGGACACCTGGAGGCGGTTCGTCCGCTCCTACACCGGCACCGTCGGGACGGCGCCACCGGCCGACCCCATCGAGCAGTTGCGCGCGGCCATCGGCGCTGTCTTCGGGTCGTGGTTCTCCCGGCGCGCGGTCGCCTACCGGCAGCGGCACGGGATCGACGACCTGGCCGGCACCGCGGTCACCGTGCAGGCCATGGTCTTCGGCAACCTGGACGCCGACTCCGGCACCGGGGTGGTGTTCACGCGCGACCCCAACACCGGCGAGCCGGGCCTGTCCGGCGAGTGGCTGGCCCGGGCCCAGGGCGAGGACGTCGTCTCCGGCGAGCGGACGCCGCAGCCGCTGGCGGCCCTCGCCGAGGCACAGCCGGACAACCACGCCGAACTGGTCCGCATCGCGCGCGTCCTCGAGGAAGACCACCGCGACATGGTGGACATCGAGTTCACCATCGAATCCGGCAGGCTGTATGTGCTGCAGGCGCGGGCGGGCAAGCGCACCCCGCTGGCCGCCGCCCGGATCGCCGTGGACCTGGCCGGCGAAGGGCTCATCGACCGGCGCACCGCGCTCACCCGCATCACCCCCGAGCAGGCCCGCCGGCTGGAAGAGCAGGGCGGCGTCGGCTCCGGCGGCGAGAAGCTCGCCGAAGGGCTCGGGGCGAGCCCCGGCGTCGGCGCCGGGATCGCGGTCACCGACACCGAGGAGGCGCTGCGGCTCTCTGATGAGGGCAAGGCCGTGGTGCTGGTGCGTCCCGCGACCTCGCCCGAGGACGTGCCGGCGATGTTCGCCTCGGCCGCGGTCGTCACCGAGCACGGCGGCAGTACCTCCCACGCCGCGCTGGTATGCCGGGAGATCGGACTGCCCTGCGTCGTGGGGTGCGGGGACGGTGCCATGCGCGGCTTGGCGGGGCGCACGGTCACCGTCGACGGCACCGCGGGGATCGTCCTGGCCGGGCCGGCCGGCACTGAGCGGGGCGGCGCAGAACATGAGGCGGTCCGCACGCTCGCCTCGTGGGCGGGCGAGCTGACCGGACGCACGGGGCCGCTGCCGGAGCTGCTGGAGGCCGTCGTTGACGCCGCATCCACGGAACAGTAG